One part of the Candidatus Zymogenaceae bacterium genome encodes these proteins:
- the larE gene encoding ATP-dependent sacrificial sulfur transferase LarE, whose amino-acid sequence MTSTETDKTKYTRLIACIRPHEAATLAVSGGVDSLLLLHAAREALDDNIVAYTATGPFFDPDETGRAAEEAELLGVTHREIFFDPFSIDDLVRNGPDRCYICKLRLFGYVLDAARREGFHVVMDGTNADDPGDYRPGIRALGELKVVSPLWEAGLTKKDIRALSRMLGIEGGDRPAKACYASRFPYGERITPEGVERVRKAEAHLSEMGFVQYRVRSHGDAARVEIATGEMDRALRRDVATEISRRLKEAGFLYVSLDLDGYRTGSLNAFLDDAVFTRKDATKK is encoded by the coding sequence ATGACGTCTACCGAAACGGACAAAACGAAATATACACGGCTCATCGCATGCATTCGCCCGCATGAGGCCGCGACCCTCGCAGTATCCGGTGGCGTTGATTCCCTCCTGCTGCTGCATGCCGCCCGGGAGGCGCTGGATGACAATATCGTTGCATATACCGCCACAGGACCGTTCTTCGATCCCGATGAGACCGGACGCGCCGCAGAAGAGGCCGAACTTTTGGGAGTGACACACCGGGAGATTTTTTTTGACCCGTTCTCCATCGATGATCTGGTCAGAAACGGGCCGGATCGATGCTATATCTGCAAGCTGCGTCTCTTTGGATATGTATTAGATGCCGCACGGAGAGAAGGGTTTCATGTTGTCATGGACGGTACCAATGCGGACGATCCGGGCGATTATCGTCCGGGCATCCGGGCACTTGGGGAGCTGAAGGTCGTCTCGCCGCTGTGGGAGGCGGGCCTTACAAAGAAAGACATTCGTGCGTTATCGCGAATGCTCGGTATCGAGGGGGGCGATCGTCCGGCGAAAGCATGTTACGCCTCGCGGTTTCCCTACGGCGAGCGGATCACTCCCGAGGGGGTTGAGCGGGTCAGGAAGGCCGAGGCACATCTTTCCGAAATGGGATTTGTGCAGTATCGCGTCCGCAGTCACGGGGACGCGGCCCGGGTGGAAATCGCAACGGGCGAGATGGACCGGGCCCTCCGCCGCGACGTGGCCACGGAGATCTCCCGGCGGCTCAAGGAGGCGGGGTTTCTCTATGTCTCGCTGGATCTGGATGGATACCGAACGGGAAGCCTCAACGCGTTCCTGGATGACGCGGTCTTTACTAGGAAAGATGCAACGAAAAAATAA
- a CDS encoding diguanylate cyclase, which yields MKRDDKNMDRTFFSTLVDDLRESVRFLDCDKRILYINPFGERLTGCVSEDILGRFCGDFTEEHTDKSGKRLCDTACPLDHVLTTGEIYNEHLYFRGKNGDVIPVMVRVLPAKDAEGRMIGLVEVMSDDRPRLESEELKRDIQRIIPVDILTGLYTREKILEFFEVKLENSRRYDAPLGVVMVVLQNSDKIRKRFGDKKLQEVIQRIGYLIRMNTRRGDVSGRLGPVEFLMLLPNANEGDTTMVAEKLERIIRDDSGLVLPERFTVITGSSQYATGDDIDSLIERARENPM from the coding sequence ATGAAACGGGACGATAAAAACATGGACAGGACCTTTTTCTCGACGCTGGTCGACGATCTCAGGGAAAGTGTGCGCTTTCTCGATTGCGATAAAAGAATCCTGTATATCAATCCCTTCGGCGAGCGGTTGACCGGATGTGTCTCCGAAGACATTCTAGGCCGTTTTTGCGGTGACTTTACGGAGGAACATACCGACAAGTCCGGGAAGCGTCTCTGTGATACCGCATGTCCGCTGGATCATGTCCTCACCACTGGGGAGATATATAACGAACATCTCTACTTCCGAGGGAAGAACGGCGATGTCATCCCGGTCATGGTGCGGGTGCTGCCGGCGAAAGATGCAGAGGGAAGGATGATCGGACTTGTGGAGGTGATGAGTGACGATCGACCGAGACTGGAAAGCGAAGAGCTCAAGCGGGATATTCAGCGCATCATTCCGGTGGATATCCTGACCGGCCTCTACACCCGGGAAAAAATCCTGGAGTTCTTCGAGGTAAAGCTGGAAAATTCGAGGCGCTACGATGCACCCCTGGGCGTGGTGATGGTTGTCCTTCAAAACAGCGACAAGATCAGAAAGAGATTCGGGGACAAGAAGCTGCAAGAGGTCATCCAGAGAATCGGATATCTTATTCGAATGAACACCCGCAGGGGCGACGTATCCGGGCGGCTGGGGCCTGTGGAGTTTCTGATGCTGCTGCCCAATGCGAATGAGGGCGACACCACAATGGTCGCCGAAAAACTCGAACGGATTATCAGAGATGATTCCGGACTGGTGTTGCCCGAGCGATTCACGGTCATCACCGGATCCAGCCAGTACGCCACGGGGGACGACATTGACAGTCTCATCGAGCGGGCCAGGGAAAATCCGATGTAG
- a CDS encoding ABC-ATPase domain-containing protein, whose translation MKQKDDLSRTLKRIDRKGYKAYKDIFGVYDFGGYVLAVDHVQGDPFAAPSRVCVITKRQATRFSQDLFSNRIRVTAAADFLTRCFSDAAKRIVRGGRGMGKSGLVGIDRPGQEVLPRNSCVIDEDSVQVRFVVGLPAAGRTILGNEALSIFFEEIPRVVEASLRVGPVDERAFREHVDAVEDQEVLRERLGEMGLVAFVGNGSILPRRSGVDDRPLTSGAIPFQSPESLRVSVDLPHRGSVIGMGIPRGVTLIVGGGFHGKSTLLVALERGVYPHVPGDGRELVVTDPGAVKIRAEDGRYIERVNISPFITNLPYGRDTSAFSTDNASGSTSQAANIIESLEMGARVLLIDEDTSATNFMIRDERMQELISKEKEPITPFVDKVKKLHSDFGVSTVLVMGGSGDYFDVADTVIAMENYLPEDVTDRAAEVAARHRAARTDEGGEAFGEITQRTPVPDGFDPSRGKRDVKIDAKGLYKILYGREDIDLSGLSQLVDESQTRAIGNIIHRYATRYATRGLKLSEGVREVYRDMEERGLDDLTPYRTGNLAQPRIFEVAGAINRMRTLSVK comes from the coding sequence GTGAAACAAAAGGACGACCTGTCTCGAACGCTGAAGCGCATCGACCGAAAGGGCTACAAGGCGTACAAGGACATTTTCGGCGTATACGATTTTGGGGGATATGTCCTGGCCGTCGACCATGTCCAGGGCGATCCCTTCGCCGCGCCCTCCCGCGTGTGCGTGATTACAAAGCGACAGGCCACCCGGTTTTCACAGGATCTGTTTTCGAACCGGATTCGTGTGACGGCCGCGGCCGATTTTTTGACCAGATGCTTCTCCGACGCCGCAAAGCGGATCGTCCGGGGCGGCAGGGGAATGGGAAAGAGCGGTCTGGTGGGCATCGATCGGCCAGGGCAGGAGGTGCTGCCGAGAAACTCCTGTGTCATAGATGAAGACTCCGTCCAGGTGCGTTTCGTGGTGGGCCTTCCCGCCGCGGGAAGGACGATCCTGGGAAACGAGGCGCTGTCGATATTTTTCGAGGAGATCCCCCGGGTGGTGGAGGCGTCCTTGCGGGTGGGCCCCGTCGATGAGCGGGCGTTTCGGGAACACGTCGACGCCGTTGAGGACCAGGAAGTCCTCAGAGAGCGCCTCGGGGAGATGGGGTTGGTCGCCTTCGTGGGGAACGGCTCCATCCTCCCCCGGCGAAGCGGCGTGGACGACCGCCCCCTGACGAGCGGCGCGATCCCCTTTCAATCCCCCGAGTCCCTCAGGGTCTCGGTGGACCTCCCCCACCGGGGGAGTGTCATCGGTATGGGCATCCCCCGGGGGGTGACGCTGATTGTGGGGGGGGGATTTCACGGCAAGTCAACCCTCCTTGTGGCGCTGGAGCGGGGGGTGTATCCCCATGTTCCCGGAGACGGCAGGGAGCTTGTGGTGACGGATCCCGGGGCGGTCAAGATTCGGGCCGAGGACGGGCGGTACATCGAGCGAGTGAACATCAGCCCGTTCATCACCAATCTTCCCTACGGGAGGGATACGAGCGCATTCTCCACCGACAACGCCAGCGGCTCCACGTCCCAGGCCGCCAATATCATCGAATCATTGGAAATGGGGGCGAGGGTGCTTCTGATTGACGAGGACACCTCTGCCACAAACTTCATGATCCGGGACGAGCGGATGCAGGAGCTCATCAGCAAGGAGAAGGAGCCCATCACGCCGTTTGTCGATAAAGTCAAAAAGCTCCACAGCGACTTTGGTGTCTCCACGGTCCTGGTAATGGGAGGGAGCGGGGACTACTTCGATGTGGCCGATACGGTCATCGCCATGGAGAACTATCTGCCCGAAGATGTCACCGACCGGGCGGCGGAGGTGGCTGCAAGACACAGGGCCGCCCGGACCGATGAGGGGGGTGAGGCCTTCGGTGAGATCACACAGCGCACCCCGGTGCCCGACGGCTTCGATCCGAGCCGGGGCAAGCGGGATGTGAAGATAGACGCAAAGGGATTGTATAAAATTCTCTACGGGCGGGAGGACATCGACCTATCGGGGTTGTCCCAGCTTGTGGACGAGAGCCAGACCCGGGCCATCGGAAACATCATTCATCGCTACGCCACCCGCTACGCCACCCGCGGCTTGAAGCTGTCCGAAGGAGTCCGGGAGGTATACCGGGACATGGAAGAGAGAGGGTTGGACGACCTGACGCCCTATCGAACGGGGAATCTGGCACAACCCAGGATATTCGAAGTGGCCGGCGCCATCAACAGGATGAGAACCCTCTCTGTGAAATAA
- a CDS encoding TlpA family protein disulfide reductase encodes MKNRISYIGAILALTTVFIFGSAVLQVRAADCPRVGDAAPEFTIETLDGKTVSLSDYRGKVVFLNFWASWCPPCKAEMPSIESLKDKMAGCDFVILAVSVDSGNQEKIVSKVQNYIDDNGFTFEVLIDNEQTLARDYGVTSVPTTFILDESGEVVEVSRGAEYWDDDARLVQFRDLSPTCGGELSDKEK; translated from the coding sequence ATGAAAAACAGAATCAGCTACATTGGGGCGATTCTTGCCTTGACGACGGTCTTCATCTTCGGATCCGCCGTGCTGCAGGTCCGGGCGGCGGATTGTCCGCGAGTCGGTGACGCCGCCCCCGAATTCACCATCGAGACCCTGGACGGAAAGACCGTGAGCCTCTCGGATTATCGGGGCAAGGTGGTTTTTCTGAATTTCTGGGCCTCCTGGTGCCCCCCCTGCAAGGCGGAGATGCCCTCCATTGAAAGCCTGAAAGACAAGATGGCCGGCTGCGACTTTGTGATTCTGGCCGTCAGTGTTGACTCCGGAAACCAGGAAAAGATCGTCAGCAAGGTACAGAACTATATTGACGACAACGGCTTCACGTTCGAGGTGCTCATCGACAATGAACAGACACTGGCACGGGACTACGGCGTGACCTCCGTTCCGACCACCTTCATCCTGGATGAATCGGGCGAGGTCGTTGAGGTTTCCCGGGGCGCTGAATACTGGGATGATGATGCACGTCTTGTGCAGTTTCGAGACCTCTCGCCCACATGCGGCGGGGAACTGTCGGATAAGGAGAAATGA
- a CDS encoding TlpA family protein disulfide reductase, producing MKRPFQPMLFILIAFILFFVIVVLPGCLDSGRADIPSVGNPAPDFTLTSINGTKVTLSDYQGRVVLLNFWASWCSPCRSEMPSMERLHQTLGDEDFVIIAINIDGGVTDKVREFITQNGYTFEILHDKDQIVAEPYGVRAIPTSYIIDKNGTVVEISRGAEDWNSERRLSQFRDLMAQ from the coding sequence ATGAAAAGACCTTTTCAACCGATGCTTTTTATACTGATCGCTTTTATTTTATTTTTCGTTATCGTCGTCCTCCCGGGTTGTCTCGATTCGGGGCGTGCCGACATCCCCTCCGTGGGGAATCCGGCCCCGGACTTCACCCTTACCAGTATCAACGGCACAAAGGTGACCCTCTCGGATTATCAGGGCCGTGTCGTACTCCTCAACTTCTGGGCTTCCTGGTGTTCCCCCTGCAGGTCCGAGATGCCGTCGATGGAACGCCTCCACCAAACATTGGGTGACGAGGATTTCGTGATCATCGCGATCAACATAGACGGCGGAGTGACGGACAAGGTCAGGGAATTTATCACGCAAAACGGATACACGTTTGAAATACTCCACGACAAAGACCAGATCGTGGCGGAACCCTATGGAGTGCGGGCCATTCCCACAAGCTATATCATCGATAAAAACGGCACCGTGGTGGAGATTTCCCGTGGCGCGGAAGACTGGAACTCCGAGAGGCGCCTCTCTCAATTCAGGGATCTCATGGCCCAATAA
- a CDS encoding GNAT family N-acetyltransferase, translated as MLTIRPARPDDAETIIELIRELAEYVKDTDTIDITTEDIIRYGFEDNPIFHCLICLKNDVPTGFALYFYTFSPLKGKPVIFLECFYICPEYRRQGIGRALMTRMAETALRDGCVCFEWIVPDWNTPAIDFYRSLGGYHLPGMVPYRMDSGDITALVKRSESDKK; from the coding sequence ATGCTGACCATCCGACCGGCGCGTCCGGACGACGCCGAAACCATCATCGAACTAATCAGGGAACTCGCCGAATATGTAAAGGATACGGACACAATCGATATCACGACTGAAGATATCATCCGATACGGCTTCGAAGATAATCCGATTTTTCATTGCCTGATATGCCTAAAAAACGACGTTCCGACGGGATTCGCACTCTACTTCTACACCTTCTCCCCGTTAAAGGGAAAACCGGTGATATTTCTGGAGTGTTTCTACATCTGTCCCGAGTACCGCCGACAGGGCATCGGTAGGGCACTGATGACCCGGATGGCCGAAACCGCACTACGGGACGGATGCGTCTGTTTCGAGTGGATCGTCCCGGACTGGAACACGCCGGCCATTGATTTTTACCGGTCCCTAGGGGGATATCACCTCCCCGGAATGGTGCCCTACCGCATGGATTCCGGGGATATAACGGCTCTCGTAAAAAGGAGCGAATCCGATAAAAAGTAG
- a CDS encoding GNAT family N-acetyltransferase, with protein MLTIRPARPDDAETIIELIRGLAEYEKEPDAVRTSTEDIIRYGFGEKPVFHCLMCLWNDVPAGFALYFYTYSTWEGKPGLFLEDIFIRPEYRRHGIGKAIMIRLAEIAVREGCARFEWNVLDWNTPAIRFYESLGGYHLSEWLPYRMNPEDVKALAEKAGPDSK; from the coding sequence ATGCTGACCATCCGACCGGCGCGTCCGGACGACGCTGAAACCATCATCGAGCTGATCAGGGGGCTCGCCGAATACGAGAAGGAACCAGACGCAGTCAGGACTTCCACGGAAGATATCATCCGATACGGCTTCGGAGAGAAGCCTGTATTTCACTGCCTGATGTGCCTGTGGAACGACGTCCCGGCGGGATTCGCTCTCTATTTTTATACCTACTCCACATGGGAGGGGAAACCGGGGCTATTTCTGGAGGACATTTTCATTCGTCCCGAGTATCGACGACACGGCATCGGCAAGGCGATAATGATCCGACTGGCGGAAATCGCCGTGCGGGAGGGATGCGCCCGGTTTGAGTGGAACGTCCTGGACTGGAATACGCCGGCCATCAGGTTCTACGAGTCCCTGGGAGGATATCACCTCTCCGAATGGCTCCCCTACCGCATGAACCCCGAGGATGTGAAAGCCCTTGCAGAAAAGGCCGGTCCCGACAGTAAGTAA
- a CDS encoding DedA family protein: MEEFALELMQTNAVFLVYVMLFLGSGIEYIFPPFPGDTVLLFGAFLSGLGDIPLIWTFTAATAGSFLGSMGIYAFGVTKGRKYFLKKNLRFFDAARVQSLENIYRRRGGAIIIVNRFIPAFRTFFFIAAGIAKMPPVRVAVYSFISILLWNLLIAGLGYRAGSDWDVLKGYLDTYSRAVLAGLAVLTLGYVVYRLIRRKRDAKKSENTVNSDTEQERSRS, translated from the coding sequence ATGGAAGAATTCGCCCTTGAGCTGATGCAGACCAACGCGGTGTTTCTGGTCTACGTTATGCTCTTTCTCGGTTCCGGCATCGAATATATCTTTCCCCCGTTCCCGGGAGACACCGTGCTGTTGTTCGGGGCGTTTCTCTCCGGCCTGGGGGATATCCCCCTCATCTGGACCTTCACCGCCGCAACGGCGGGAAGCTTCCTGGGATCCATGGGCATCTATGCATTCGGGGTCACCAAGGGGCGTAAGTATTTTCTCAAAAAGAACCTCCGCTTCTTCGACGCCGCCCGGGTCCAGTCTTTGGAAAACATATATCGTCGCAGGGGCGGCGCCATCATTATCGTCAACCGCTTCATCCCCGCGTTTCGAACCTTTTTCTTCATCGCAGCGGGCATCGCTAAAATGCCGCCGGTCAGGGTAGCCGTCTACAGCTTTATCAGCATACTGCTCTGGAATCTCCTCATCGCCGGTCTCGGATATCGCGCCGGGTCCGACTGGGACGTCCTGAAGGGATATCTGGATACCTATTCACGGGCCGTGCTGGCGGGGCTGGCGGTCCTCACGCTGGGGTATGTTGTCTACCGGTTGATTCGCAGAAAAAGGGACGCGAAAAAGTCTGAAAATACCGTGAACTCCGATACAGAACAGGAGAGGAGTCGATCATGA